From a region of the Deinococcus terrestris genome:
- a CDS encoding MFS transporter, translating to MPAVSAAPAVPVPAPPRTLGAGLLLTVLVVAFESMAVGTVLPRVADELRGLALYGWASSAFLLSSLFGAVLGGVLGDRRGLMWSAGFSLAVFAAGLLVGGLAPTMTVFVLGRLIQGLGAGGLGALPFAVITTRYPEAQRARMLAAVSSAWLLPALVGPLIASLIADLWSWRTVFWGLVPVLALVAPLCLWPLRGPAPRVGGRAESQTALLWPALGLAASAGALVEGLRSPGLLGGGLVALGAAGTALTARRLFPVGLLRFAGGLPTALAVRGLAAFALLGTNSFLPLALNELRGLSLTAAGWVLSLGGATWTLGSWVQAQVERRLGAESRPLRVRVGLGLMATGLLTSALAVLGGLPLWAVYPAWVLACLGMGVGYNSNSLYALAAADPGESGRLSGQLANIEVLCVAVAAGVGGALIARLPLERAFTVAFGVTLLAAVLGWLAAGRLRRG from the coding sequence ATGCCCGCCGTGTCTGCCGCGCCCGCCGTCCCCGTGCCTGCCCCGCCCCGCACCCTGGGGGCCGGGCTGCTGCTGACCGTCCTCGTCGTGGCCTTCGAGTCGATGGCGGTGGGCACCGTGCTCCCGCGCGTGGCCGACGAGTTGCGGGGGCTGGCGCTTTACGGCTGGGCGTCGAGCGCCTTTTTGCTCTCCAGCCTGTTCGGGGCGGTGCTGGGCGGCGTGCTGGGCGACCGCCGGGGCCTGATGTGGAGCGCCGGGTTCTCGCTGGCGGTGTTCGCGGCGGGGCTGCTGGTGGGCGGACTGGCCCCCACCATGACGGTGTTCGTGCTGGGGCGGCTGATTCAGGGGCTGGGGGCCGGGGGGCTGGGGGCACTGCCCTTCGCGGTCATCACGACCCGCTACCCGGAAGCGCAGCGGGCGCGGATGCTCGCCGCCGTCTCCTCGGCGTGGCTGTTGCCCGCGCTCGTCGGTCCCCTCATCGCCAGCCTGATCGCGGACCTGTGGTCGTGGCGCACGGTGTTCTGGGGGTTGGTGCCTGTCCTCGCCCTCGTCGCGCCGCTGTGCCTGTGGCCGCTGCGGGGTCCGGCACCCCGCGTGGGGGGACGGGCCGAGTCGCAGACCGCCCTGCTGTGGCCCGCCCTGGGGCTGGCGGCGTCGGCGGGAGCGCTGGTGGAGGGGCTGCGGTCGCCGGGACTCCTCGGCGGTGGACTGGTGGCGCTCGGCGCGGCCGGGACCGCGCTGACGGCCCGCCGCCTCTTTCCGGTGGGCCTGCTGCGGTTCGCGGGCGGCCTGCCCACGGCGCTCGCTGTACGGGGGCTGGCGGCGTTTGCGCTGCTGGGGACCAACTCCTTTCTGCCACTGGCGCTGAACGAGCTGCGCGGCCTCTCGCTGACGGCGGCGGGCTGGGTCCTGAGCCTGGGGGGAGCCACTTGGACGCTGGGGTCCTGGGTGCAGGCGCAGGTCGAGCGCCGTCTGGGCGCCGAGTCCCGGCCCCTGCGGGTGCGGGTGGGCCTGGGACTGATGGCGACCGGGCTGCTCACCAGCGCCCTGGCGGTGCTGGGGGGGTTGCCGCTGTGGGCCGTCTACCCGGCATGGGTGCTGGCCTGCCTGGGGATGGGGGTGGGCTACAACAGCAACAGCCTCTACGCGCTGGCCGCCGCCGACCCCGGAGAGTCGGGGCGGCTTTCCGGGCAGCTTGCCAATATTGAGGTGCTGTGCGTGGCGGTCGCCGCCGGTGTCGGCGGAGCCTTGATCGCCCGGCTGCCGCTGGAGCGGGCCTTCACGGTTGCCTTCGGGGTCACGCTGCTGGCGGCGGTGCTGGGGTGGCTGGCGGCGGGACGGCTGCGGCGGGGGTAG
- a CDS encoding hemolysin family protein translates to MGNPWLEFGILVLLLIVNGLFSGSELGVVSARKSRLQARATAGHRGAARALALAERPGAFLATVQIGITLIGTISAVFAGGSLTQYLEPALRPLFGESAGSAASVAVVLLVTFLSLVLGELAPKNIALRDPEGLAARVAPFFTVLSRVMRPVVWLLEGTTRGLLWLLGLRGEPQEKITEEDVKALALQAAESGSLEAGETERIDHVLRFNDRRVRDLMTHRADVVLLSAAAPVSESIEQVLAAPHDRYPLTTASGEVIGQVRVVDVLRASRTGESLTDLMQPVLFVPETAWAEDALSRLTEGGHQRLAIVVDEYGLFSGLLTATDLLTELAGVDAPGEEEMIVRREDGSFLVDGGVPMHDLRATLPLPRQDPEEFSTLAGYVLEALGEFPQVGARTQVGGWTLEVVDLDGPRIDQVLIVPPPDVILVTPRSAGEG, encoded by the coding sequence GTGGGCAATCCCTGGCTGGAGTTCGGCATCCTGGTGCTGCTGCTGATCGTGAATGGTCTGTTCTCGGGGTCGGAGCTGGGCGTGGTGTCGGCCCGCAAGTCGCGGCTTCAGGCGCGGGCGACCGCCGGGCACAGGGGCGCGGCGCGGGCGCTGGCCCTCGCCGAGCGGCCCGGCGCGTTTCTGGCGACCGTGCAGATCGGCATCACGTTGATCGGCACCATCAGCGCCGTCTTCGCAGGGGGCAGCCTGACCCAGTACCTCGAACCCGCGCTGCGGCCCCTGTTCGGGGAGTCGGCGGGGTCGGCCGCGTCGGTGGCGGTCGTGCTGCTGGTGACTTTTCTCTCGCTCGTGCTGGGTGAACTCGCCCCCAAGAACATCGCCCTGCGCGACCCCGAGGGGCTGGCGGCGCGGGTGGCCCCCTTTTTCACGGTGCTCTCGCGGGTGATGCGGCCGGTCGTGTGGCTGCTGGAAGGCACCACCCGCGGCCTGCTGTGGCTGCTGGGGCTACGCGGCGAGCCGCAGGAAAAGATTACCGAGGAGGACGTCAAGGCGCTCGCCCTGCAAGCCGCCGAGAGCGGCAGCCTGGAAGCGGGCGAGACGGAGCGCATCGACCACGTGCTGCGCTTCAACGACCGCCGGGTGCGCGACCTGATGACCCACCGCGCCGACGTGGTGCTGCTCTCGGCCGCCGCGCCCGTTTCCGAGAGCATCGAGCAGGTGCTCGCCGCCCCGCACGACCGCTACCCCCTGACCACCGCTTCCGGCGAGGTGATCGGGCAGGTGCGGGTGGTGGACGTGCTGCGGGCGTCGCGCACGGGCGAGTCGCTCACCGACCTGATGCAGCCCGTGCTGTTCGTGCCCGAAACCGCCTGGGCTGAGGACGCGCTCTCGCGCCTGACTGAGGGCGGGCATCAGCGCCTCGCCATCGTGGTGGACGAGTACGGCCTGTTCTCCGGGCTGCTGACCGCCACCGACCTCCTGACCGAGCTGGCGGGGGTCGACGCCCCCGGCGAGGAGGAGATGATCGTGCGGCGCGAGGACGGCTCCTTTCTGGTGGACGGCGGCGTGCCCATGCACGACCTGCGGGCCACCCTCCCCCTGCCCCGGCAGGACCCGGAGGAGTTCAGCACCCTGGCGGGTTATGTCCTTGAAGCCCTGGGCGAGTTCCCGCAGGTGGGGGCGCGGACCCAGGTGGGCGGCTGGACCCTGGAGGTCGTGGACCTCGACGGCCCGCGCATTGACCAGGTGCTAATCGTGCCGCCCCCGGACGTGATCCTGGTCACCCCCCGCTCAGCCGGGGAGGGATGA
- a CDS encoding ABC transporter ATP-binding protein, whose product MIVRPVPPVVDLLGVRKTYAQGDVVFEALSGVSLQIHQGEMVALMGPSGSGKTTLMQIIGLLDRPSSGTYHLAGRDVTTLTENERAEARNRELGFVFQAFHLLPRQTLLENVEVPMTYAGVPPRERRERALELLAEVGLADKAGNRPTQISGGQKQRVAIARALAGRPRLLLADEPTGNLDTRTSEEVMGLFARLHAQGTTVILVTHEADIGAYAERVVRVRDGLIERDERQRPHRPPPPPAAAAAETPSSEAAP is encoded by the coding sequence GTGATTGTCCGCCCTGTCCCCCCGGTCGTGGACCTGCTCGGCGTGCGCAAGACCTACGCCCAGGGCGACGTGGTGTTCGAGGCCCTGTCCGGCGTGAGCCTCCAGATTCATCAGGGGGAGATGGTCGCCCTGATGGGACCCTCCGGCAGCGGCAAGACCACCCTGATGCAGATTATCGGGCTGCTGGACCGCCCCAGCAGCGGCACCTACCACCTCGCCGGGCGCGACGTGACCACCCTGACGGAAAACGAGCGGGCCGAGGCCCGCAACCGCGAGCTGGGCTTCGTCTTTCAGGCGTTTCACCTGCTGCCGCGCCAGACGCTGCTGGAGAACGTGGAGGTTCCCATGACCTACGCCGGGGTGCCCCCCCGCGAGCGCCGGGAGCGGGCGCTGGAGCTGCTGGCCGAGGTCGGGCTGGCCGACAAGGCGGGCAACCGGCCCACCCAGATCAGCGGCGGGCAAAAGCAGCGGGTGGCGATCGCCCGGGCGCTCGCGGGGCGGCCCCGGCTGCTGCTCGCCGACGAGCCGACCGGCAACCTCGACACCCGCACCTCTGAAGAAGTCATGGGCCTGTTCGCCCGGCTGCACGCCCAGGGCACCACCGTCATCCTGGTCACCCACGAGGCCGACATCGGCGCGTATGCCGAGCGGGTGGTGCGGGTGCGCGACGGCCTGATCGAGCGCGACGAGCGGCAAAGGCCCCACCGCCCCCCACCGCCCCCCGCCGCCGCCGCCGCCGAGACCCCCTCCAGTGAGGCGGCGCCATGA
- a CDS encoding ABC transporter permease — MTVAGQPGEQPGTGQPQPGRPGTDPREVTGAPPQGRGGIGLGGAFVIAWRAIVGTPMRSFLTALGVIIGVAAVIALTAIGQGSTAGVTRNLESLGTNLLTVQSARGQPGGSLVRGGPRQTVTLEDAEALAGAFGTRVAGVAPTTQSSVQAKVGSVNTQVTLLGTWPAYETVRNSPVQSGSYFTDADVEGRKRVAVIGSQVATDLFADGSDPVGQKIRLGAVTFTVVGVLPDKGDSGFGNANAQVLIPLSTYLRRFSRTNSASGEPTVNNVYLQAADKDDLTPLQADVTALMAERHELADPESYDFQVQNQADSLASLNSVTSTLTLLVGAIAGISLLVGGIGIMNIMLVSVTERTREIGIRKALGAKPRDILTQFLVEAALLSVGGGIIGLALGIAAAHAGSAFGIAPVFSAAPIAVAFVFSAFVGVFFGYYPAARAARLDPVDSLRHE; from the coding sequence ATGACCGTGGCCGGGCAGCCGGGCGAACAGCCGGGGACAGGTCAGCCGCAGCCGGGGCGACCCGGCACCGACCCCCGCGAGGTCACGGGAGCGCCTCCCCAGGGCCGGGGCGGCATCGGTCTGGGCGGGGCCTTTGTGATCGCGTGGCGGGCCATCGTAGGCACGCCCATGCGCTCGTTTCTCACGGCACTGGGGGTGATTATCGGGGTGGCGGCGGTCATCGCGCTGACCGCCATCGGGCAGGGCAGCACGGCGGGCGTGACCCGGAACCTCGAGTCGCTGGGCACCAACCTCCTGACCGTGCAGAGCGCCCGCGGCCAGCCGGGCGGCTCGCTGGTGCGCGGCGGCCCCCGGCAGACGGTCACGCTGGAAGACGCCGAGGCGCTGGCCGGGGCCTTTGGCACGCGGGTCGCGGGGGTGGCCCCCACCACCCAGAGCAGCGTGCAGGCCAAGGTCGGCAGCGTCAATACCCAGGTCACGCTGCTGGGCACCTGGCCCGCCTACGAGACGGTCCGCAACAGCCCCGTCCAGAGCGGCAGCTATTTCACGGACGCGGACGTGGAGGGCCGCAAGCGCGTGGCGGTGATCGGCTCGCAGGTGGCGACGGACCTCTTCGCCGACGGCAGTGACCCGGTGGGGCAAAAGATCCGGCTGGGCGCCGTGACCTTCACGGTGGTCGGCGTGCTGCCCGACAAGGGCGACAGCGGCTTCGGCAACGCCAACGCGCAGGTCCTGATTCCGCTGAGCACCTACCTGCGCCGCTTTTCCCGCACCAACAGCGCGAGCGGCGAGCCGACCGTCAACAACGTCTACCTCCAGGCCGCCGACAAGGACGACCTGACCCCCCTCCAGGCCGACGTGACCGCGCTGATGGCCGAGCGCCACGAACTGGCCGACCCCGAAAGCTACGACTTTCAGGTGCAGAACCAGGCCGACTCGCTGGCGAGCCTGAACAGCGTGACCAGCACCCTGACGCTGCTGGTGGGCGCCATCGCGGGCATCAGCCTGCTGGTCGGCGGCATCGGGATCATGAACATCATGCTGGTCAGCGTGACCGAGCGCACCCGCGAGATCGGCATCCGCAAGGCGCTGGGCGCCAAACCGCGCGACATCCTGACCCAGTTTCTGGTCGAGGCGGCGCTGCTCTCGGTCGGCGGCGGAATCATCGGGCTGGCGCTGGGCATCGCCGCGGCCCACGCGGGAAGCGCCTTTGGCATCGCCCCGGTCTTTTCCGCCGCGCCCATCGCCGTGGCGTTTGTCTTCAGCGCCTTTGTCGGCGTGTTCTTCGGCTACTACCCGGCGGCCCGCGCCGCCCGGCTGGACCCGGTCGACAGCCTCCGGCACGAGTGA
- a CDS encoding TolC family protein: MENRNIAPTASAALPDLGTLVARARANTAEVIQAQNALAAAQESLEEQQRDVRLPDLTASVRYGPSSGGGLSASLNIKEGSAGLGYSLPFGGTAPAGVTQAELSLRVAQQNAELNVRTLYSAAQSAALTVASQQTAVEVARSALSAAQARLTARTGTADDVTAAALGPAQAERDLVQARAAQQTALLRIENAAGGSL, from the coding sequence TTGGAAAACAGGAACATTGCCCCCACCGCCAGCGCCGCCCTGCCGGACCTGGGGACGCTGGTGGCCCGGGCACGCGCCAACACCGCGGAGGTGATTCAGGCCCAGAACGCCCTGGCCGCCGCGCAGGAATCGCTCGAGGAACAGCAGCGCGACGTGCGGTTGCCGGACCTCACCGCCAGCGTGCGCTACGGCCCCAGCAGTGGCGGCGGCCTGAGCGCGAGCCTGAACATCAAGGAGGGCAGCGCGGGCCTGGGCTACTCGCTGCCCTTCGGGGGAACGGCGCCGGCGGGGGTCACCCAGGCCGAACTCTCGCTGCGGGTGGCCCAGCAGAACGCCGAACTGAACGTCCGCACCCTCTACAGCGCCGCCCAGAGCGCGGCCCTGACCGTGGCCTCGCAGCAGACCGCCGTGGAGGTCGCCCGCTCCGCCCTGAGTGCGGCGCAGGCCCGCCTCACGGCCAGGACCGGCACCGCCGACGACGTGACGGCCGCCGCCCTCGGTCCCGCGCAGGCCGAGCGCGACCTCGTGCAGGCCCGCGCGGCCCAGCAGACCGCCCTTCTTCGCATCGAGAACGCCGCCGGAGGTTCCCTGTGA